In Nocardioides sp. JQ2195, a genomic segment contains:
- a CDS encoding Lsr2 family protein, which translates to MAQKVNIILVDDIDESEATETVTFGLDGVNYEIDLNDAHAAQLRDALATYVGHARKVSGRRGARKSAAAAGGASASDIRDWARSNGHEVPDRGRIPADIRDAYEAAH; encoded by the coding sequence ATGGCACAGAAGGTCAACATCATTCTTGTCGATGACATCGATGAAAGTGAAGCCACCGAAACCGTCACCTTCGGCCTCGACGGTGTCAATTACGAGATCGACCTGAACGACGCCCACGCCGCGCAGCTGCGTGATGCCTTGGCCACCTATGTGGGCCACGCCCGCAAGGTCAGCGGTCGTCGCGGTGCCCGCAAGAGCGCCGCCGCAGCCGGTGGCGCCAGTGCCTCGGACATCCGTGACTGGGCTCGCTCCAACGGCCACGAGGTCCCCGACCGGGGCCGGATCCCGGCCGACATCCGCGACGCCTACGAAGCCGCGCACTGA